TTTGGAGCAAGAGGTATTTGATTTCTTTAAAGCAGGACATGATTATTGGAAAGACAAGTTTAAGGTCCTTTTATTGACAAGCCATTCCAAAGAAGAAATTTTAAAATATTGTATGGCATCCAACTTAGATCCGGATGTTGTCATAACCAGGTTTGTACCACATTCTCAAATTCCACTATACATAGGATTGGGAGACTTTGGGCTTACGCCCTTTAAACCTGTTCCATCTAAAAGATATGGTTCTCCAATTAAAACAGGTGAGTATTGGGCCATGGGATTACCTGTAGTTATTACAGAATTTATTTCGGACAATTCAGAGCTTATAGAACAAAATGGAATAGGTAGTATATTGAGGAAATTCAACCCGGAAGGATATATTTCTGCAATAAGAGAAATAGATTCAATTCTGAAGACAGATCAAGAAGCGTTGTTTTACAAGATCAGATCAGTGGCCGAAAAATACAGATCTTATGATATTGCCAAAAAAGTTTATCAGCAGGTTTATTGTGGCTAATTCTGGCTTTCTAAAGACATCCTTTGACCTTTCCTCTCAGACTTTTTTTCTCTTTGTTTATAATAATTATTTATGATAAAAAGAGCTGACATATAAAACGACATCATTGGTGTTTTATATCTAACAAGGCTACCGAAGTTGTAAGTAGAAACGCCGACTGCAAATGAAAATGTGAGGGCAAACAATAGAGCAAATTGTAAGTAAGGATCACTGTTAATGACTCTAAATAGACTTACCGGCCCTTTCCTGAAAACATAAAGTGTGAAAATTAAAAATATGAGACTTTCTAACGAAGAAAGCGTCATTACTATATTTTTGGATTCCCAGGGATAAGGCCTGAACAAAGTAACCCACACAGCAGAAGGTGCTATTTTTAACATTCCTGATAATGATGCATCATAGGTTCCCAGTGTGTAATAAGAACCACCTTCCTTAACACTTACATATGAAATCCAACTGGAAGTTTTTTTAGCAGTCTGAACGAAGTTGTCAAGACTATATCTTGAATCAGTTTCTGAAAGCTTTGATATTGCCAAAAAAGCAAGGGTAAAACCGGTAACAAGGAAGACTGGTTTTATAAAAAGTCTTAATGTTCTGGATCTGATTTTAAAGTTAAAATAGACAAAGAGATAAATTAAAGCAGCCGGAATGAAGCACAGGGCTATATATATTTTAACTGATTTCAGGACAAACAACATTATTAAAATGATCCCTAGATATAATGTTTTCCTTTCCTTTAATATGAAATACTTGAGGAAATAGCTGAAGGCAAAAGAAAGTGCCGCAAGAGTCAGGCTATCTTTCATTAGTCCGGATCCCCAGAAGGAAACAGATGGGATAAAAAATATACTAATGGCCAGTTCTTTGTGGAGAGTAGGGTATATCTTAATCAATGTAACATACATTTTCCACAAGCCGCTGAAACTGATAATTGCAAAGAAAAGACCGATAATACTATATGTTCCAAACGAAAATACAGAAAGGATTGCACCTATTCTGATTAGGAAATAGCTGGATGGATCCTGAGAAAAATAAAGATTGCTTGTATGCTGAAGAATCTGATAGTTAAAATTATTAATGTCAAGGAATATCAGCTTCAAAGCTTCTTCCGGTGAGGAAAAAAAGAGATCGAAAATGTATTTTATATCGTGAAAATAATTAAAAGTATCACCTCCGGAATAGTAAAATTGATAAATTATGCCAAGGAATAAAGCTCCGATCAGTTTTAAAGATAATCCATATATAAAGTATTTTTTATCATCAGACCTTTTTACAAATTTTGTTCTGTAAAAAAAAGCCACGAGGTATATTAGAATTAAGTAAACCGGAGTGAGTAATAAATCCTGAATTCCGAGCATTTTCTCTTTTGAATTGGGTCGTAGGTGCTTGCCAGAGCTATAATCCTAGCAATTTACACAAATCTGATTCTCAATAACGAAATTTTTAACCTTATAATATTTTTGCAGACATTATAAGGCTTAGTTTAAATCTTACTAGAGGAAGGGTAATTTAAAACTTATTGCAGAGGCGTTTCCAATGAGATTTTTTTATGGTGTTGATCTTTAAGTTTCAAGAAAGGGCTTTCGAAATATCTGAAGCTTAATATACTGAGAATAAGGGTAAGTCCTATGCAGAAAAGCATTCCTGGATAAAAATAGGCCCACAAATAACTATAATCGATTTTAAATACAATCAGTAATTTTTGAAGAACCATAATGGAAATTAAATGATAGGCGTAGAAACCATAACTTATAGTACCCAGTTTTTCAAGGTATGGAATTGTACCGGCTTTGAATCCCTTTAAGGAGAACGATTGGTGAAATATGATCAGTATAAAGAATATTGATATGATCATCCTGTTCAAAATATTTATGGAATAATAGGCATTGCATATTTCTTTTTGAAAACCTACATAGATGATAAAGCTCAGATATAGAAGAATAATAGTAAGGTTGCTGGTGTCAATTATGTACTTTTTTATACTTGGAAATAATTTTAAAAGAGTAGCACCAAGACAACCTACCAATATATCATTCATTACAGAAAGCGAATGAAAATAAAGCAGATGCTCATTTGAAAGATAGGTAAATCTGAATACTAATGAAATTGCTATGAAAATGATTAGCAATATTGAAAGTCTTTTTAATGGGAATAATATAAACATAAGAGGCCAGAATAGATAGAATTGCTCTTCTACACAAATAGACCACATAATGCCTGCCAGGTCGCAACCCATTCCTGAGAAGTTTGTATATGCTCTGTCCAAATTACCTACGAAGGCGAAATACCATGGAGCGTGGGTAGCAAATACTTGTAAAGAAAAATTGTTACTTATGATGGGGTAGATACTAAATGCAATGAATAGGATTAGAAAATAAATAGGCCAGATCCTTAAGATTCTTTTATAGTAGAAACTTTTCAAAGAAATCTTACCTGTCGATTCCTGTTCATTTATGAGTAAATGAGTGATTAGAAATCCACTTAAAACAAAAAAGAAATTTACACCTAGGCTGCCTTTCTGTATAATATTCTGATATATAAATAGGCCGATTGGATGATCGTATACTTGTTTATAATTAATATAGTTGAAATAGTGTATAAGGAAAACGAAGAGCGCAGAGATGAATCTCAGAGCATTGAGATTGGGAATAATTTGCTTCTCGTGTTTTTCTTTAAGCATGGTCTGACTTATTAGTAGCATTCATGGAGTGCAAATATATTTGATTTTTATAATATGATATAAGAAACATAATCTCCTTGCAGATACATAAATTCTTCATAATTAAGTTATGAATGCATTTGAGTAAAGATGGCCTATGGGAAAAATTCGACTTACTGCTTTTCTTCATTTTTAGCAATAAAGAAGGTGATGCTTTTTTATTGTCAAATAATAGGAGTATAAATTTCAGGAAAGATTTACGTTTAAATAAAAATCGGAAAATGGAGTTAATTTTTTATTACTTTTCCGAAAGTATATTCAGGAATCGTTTATATATGCCGAAAGTCCTCTTCTTAATCCCTTATCCCTTAAATTCCGCTCCTTCTCAAAGATTCCGTTTTGAACAATATATTCATCTATTAAAAGCAAATAATATAGTACCTGTTTTCCAGTCATTTATTGGACAGGAGACATGGAGTATTCTGTATTCCAAAGGAAATTTGTACTTAAAAATTAATGGTTTCTTCTCTGGTTTTTTCAGAAGAATTACCTTATTAACTACAGCATTCAGGTATGAATATGTTTTCATTCACAGGGAAGCTTCTCCTGTCGGCCCACCAGTCTTTGAATGGTTTTTTGCCAAAGTACTTAGAAGAAAGATTATTTATGATTTCGATGATGCTATTTGGATGGCTCAGACAGGTAAGGAAAATTTTCTAACTAAAGTGGCAAAGAATCCTGGCAAGGTTAATA
The Sporocytophaga myxococcoides DSM 11118 genome window above contains:
- a CDS encoding acyltransferase family protein, producing the protein MLLISQTMLKEKHEKQIIPNLNALRFISALFVFLIHYFNYINYKQVYDHPIGLFIYQNIIQKGSLGVNFFFVLSGFLITHLLINEQESTGKISLKSFYYKRILRIWPIYFLILFIAFSIYPIISNNFSLQVFATHAPWYFAFVGNLDRAYTNFSGMGCDLAGIMWSICVEEQFYLFWPLMFILFPLKRLSILLIIFIAISLVFRFTYLSNEHLLYFHSLSVMNDILVGCLGATLLKLFPSIKKYIIDTSNLTIILLYLSFIIYVGFQKEICNAYYSINILNRMIISIFFILIIFHQSFSLKGFKAGTIPYLEKLGTISYGFYAYHLISIMVLQKLLIVFKIDYSYLWAYFYPGMLFCIGLTLILSILSFRYFESPFLKLKDQHHKKISLETPLQ